Proteins from one Arthrobacter sp. Soc17.1.1.1 genomic window:
- a CDS encoding ECF transporter S component, with product MSSPLTLAPATTAQRPRRLLGVLGGALIVATYVFLVTVQPAEIAGGMGSAASLVTLFGFLGGGALLVAGILPTLSTASLVVMPLGIALNIAIGQIAGSLGMQIYLDAIGTVLVAVLAGPAAGAATGALSNAIWGLFNPFALPFAAGAALIGLLAGLAARYGAFRRVYLAPVAGLVVGAIGGLVAAPVAVFMFGAAGTFGTNAIIAVFRSMGDKLLVAATKQGLLSDSLDKIVVFVVVALIVYALPPRAVRRFPFARTHRVLGRRTGAPAAAGPMTSAHGDGAA from the coding sequence GTGAGTTCACCCCTGACCCTCGCACCCGCCACCACCGCGCAGCGGCCCCGCCGCCTGCTCGGTGTCCTCGGCGGAGCCCTGATCGTCGCCACGTACGTGTTCCTGGTGACCGTGCAGCCCGCGGAGATCGCCGGCGGGATGGGCAGCGCCGCCTCGCTCGTCACGCTCTTCGGGTTCCTCGGGGGAGGTGCCCTGCTGGTCGCCGGGATCCTGCCGACGCTCAGCACCGCGTCCCTGGTGGTGATGCCGCTCGGGATCGCCCTCAACATCGCGATCGGGCAGATCGCCGGATCGCTGGGCATGCAGATCTACCTCGACGCCATCGGGACCGTGCTCGTCGCCGTCCTCGCCGGACCCGCGGCAGGAGCCGCGACCGGCGCGCTCAGCAATGCGATCTGGGGCCTCTTCAACCCGTTCGCGCTGCCCTTCGCCGCCGGTGCCGCCCTGATCGGGCTGCTCGCGGGCCTCGCCGCCCGGTACGGCGCGTTCCGCCGCGTGTACCTCGCGCCCGTCGCAGGGCTCGTGGTCGGCGCGATCGGCGGGCTGGTCGCGGCCCCGGTGGCGGTGTTCATGTTCGGCGCGGCCGGCACCTTCGGGACCAACGCGATCATCGCCGTCTTCCGCTCGATGGGCGACAAGCTCCTGGTCGCCGCCACGAAGCAGGGACTGCTGTCCGATTCGCTCGATAAGATCGTGGTCTTCGTCGTCGTCGCGCTGATCGTGTACGCACTACCGCCGCGCGCCGTCCGCCGGTTCCCCTTCGCCCGCACCCACCGCGTGCTCGGCAGGCGCACGGGCGCACCGGCCGCCGCGGGCCCGATGACGAGCGCCCACGGAGACGGCGCCGCCTGA
- a CDS encoding SDR family NAD(P)-dependent oxidoreductase, with translation MTDTVLITGATSGIGAEFARQFAARGCDLVLVARAVVPLEETAATLRTQWGVAVETIAADLLDDGGLARVLARLRAAAPGGEAAAGAAGVAGAAGAGAGERTGGAPVTVLVNNAGYGLVRPFADDALDDEVRHLRIHVEVPLSLAHAALESMRPRRSGTIINVASVAGFTPRGTYGAAKAAMISFSRWANLAYGREGIRVTALCPGFVHTDFHQRMGADKGSVPALLWLDAGRVVREGLRDTAAGKAVSVPSRRYKVLTALARVAPSSLVARLAARGR, from the coding sequence ATGACTGACACGGTCCTCATCACCGGGGCGACCTCCGGCATCGGGGCGGAGTTCGCCCGCCAGTTCGCCGCGCGCGGCTGCGACCTGGTGCTCGTGGCACGCGCCGTCGTCCCGCTCGAGGAGACAGCGGCAACACTCCGCACCCAGTGGGGTGTGGCCGTCGAGACGATCGCTGCGGACCTGCTCGACGACGGCGGCCTGGCGCGGGTACTCGCGCGCCTGCGCGCTGCCGCACCGGGCGGCGAAGCGGCGGCAGGGGCGGCAGGGGTGGCAGGGGCGGCGGGAGCCGGCGCAGGGGAGCGCACGGGGGGAGCGCCGGTCACGGTCCTCGTGAACAACGCGGGCTACGGGCTGGTGCGGCCGTTCGCGGACGACGCACTCGACGACGAGGTCCGCCATCTCCGGATCCACGTCGAGGTGCCGCTGTCGCTGGCGCACGCGGCCCTGGAGTCGATGCGCCCACGCCGCTCGGGCACGATCATCAACGTGGCGAGCGTGGCCGGCTTCACGCCGAGGGGGACCTACGGGGCGGCCAAGGCGGCGATGATCAGCTTCAGCCGCTGGGCGAACCTCGCCTACGGGCGCGAGGGTATCCGGGTGACGGCTCTCTGTCCGGGCTTCGTGCACACCGACTTCCACCAGCGCATGGGCGCCGACAAGGGGAGTGTGCCCGCCCTCCTGTGGCTCGATGCCGGGCGCGTGGTCCGCGAAGGCCTGCGGGACACCGCTGCCGGGAAGGCCGTGTCCGTCCCGAGCCGCCGCTACAAGGTCCTCACGGCGCTCGCGCGGGTGGCGCCGTCGTCGCTCGTGGCGCGCCTCGCGGCGCGGGGCCGCTGA
- a CDS encoding transglycosylase family protein has translation MNTHTFSTSARRGLAAVALTGLGLGAAAGAANAAPASDWDALAQCESGGNWGISTGNGFSGGLQFTPSTWAAFGGQGNAANASREQQIAVAENVLAGQGWGAWPACSAKLGLSSGANPGAVPVQAAPAPVQYQYQTAPAPVQYQAPVQAPVQYQAPVQAPVAVAPVAEAPVAVAPVALSGETYTIQSGDTLSSIATKLGVTGGWQALFAANADTVIHADLIFTGHVLQLPA, from the coding sequence ATGAATACACACACATTCAGCACCAGCGCGCGTCGCGGACTTGCCGCAGTAGCACTCACCGGCCTCGGCCTCGGCGCAGCGGCCGGCGCGGCCAACGCAGCTCCCGCCAGCGACTGGGACGCACTCGCCCAGTGCGAGAGCGGCGGGAACTGGGGCATCAGCACCGGTAACGGCTTCTCCGGCGGACTGCAGTTCACCCCCTCCACCTGGGCAGCCTTCGGCGGCCAGGGCAACGCAGCAAACGCCTCCCGCGAGCAGCAGATCGCCGTCGCCGAGAACGTCCTCGCCGGTCAGGGCTGGGGCGCATGGCCCGCCTGCTCCGCGAAGCTCGGCCTGAGCAGCGGCGCCAACCCGGGCGCCGTCCCGGTCCAGGCCGCTCCGGCTCCCGTGCAGTACCAGTACCAGACGGCTCCGGCCCCCGTGCAGTACCAGGCGCCGGTCCAGGCCCCCGTGCAGTACCAGGCGCCGGTCCAGGCCCCCGTCGCCGTCGCTCCTGTCGCCGAGGCTCCCGTGGCCGTGGCTCCCGTCGCCCTGAGCGGCGAGACCTACACCATCCAGTCGGGCGACACCCTGAGCTCCATCGCGACGAAGCTCGGCGTCACGGGCGGCTGGCAGGCACTCTTCGCCGCCAACGCCGACACCGTCATCCACGCCGACCTGATCTTCACCGGTCACGTCCTGCAGCTCCCGGCCTAG
- a CDS encoding nucleoside hydrolase, with protein MATEGGRHRLLLDVDTGIDDAVALLYLLATPGVSLEGITCTAGNVGARQVAVNNLALLELCGHAGVEVAIGSEVPLEVPLVTTEETHGDQGIGYAVLPPPRGRVSARHAVDVWLEAVRCHPGQITAVVTGPLTNLALALRAEPELPMLLKGLVIMGGAFHHPGNTTPVAEWNIHVDPHAAKEVFAAYEGLPVEKLPVVCALETTERIECTPAHVDAVARAAGAGPELLSPDDPAGTLSRSDNSVVACVSDALRFYMEFHRLYDQGYIAHLHDLFAAMVATGEADIEERLATVDVETASPLTVGQTVADTAGMWKRAPNARIVTGNDPAAVFELMVRRLSDLARMHG; from the coding sequence GTGGCCACCGAGGGCGGCAGGCACCGCCTCCTGCTCGACGTCGACACCGGGATCGACGACGCCGTCGCCCTGCTGTACCTGCTCGCGACGCCCGGGGTCTCCCTCGAGGGGATCACCTGCACGGCCGGCAACGTCGGGGCACGGCAGGTCGCCGTCAACAACCTGGCGCTGCTGGAGCTGTGCGGCCACGCCGGCGTCGAGGTCGCGATCGGCAGCGAGGTGCCGCTGGAGGTGCCCCTCGTGACCACGGAGGAGACGCACGGGGACCAGGGCATCGGGTACGCCGTCCTGCCCCCGCCGCGCGGGCGCGTCTCGGCGCGCCACGCCGTCGACGTCTGGCTCGAGGCCGTCCGCTGCCATCCCGGGCAGATCACCGCGGTGGTGACCGGGCCGCTGACCAATCTCGCGCTGGCCCTCCGCGCCGAGCCGGAGCTGCCGATGCTCCTGAAGGGCCTCGTGATCATGGGTGGCGCGTTCCACCACCCCGGGAACACGACACCGGTGGCCGAGTGGAACATCCACGTGGACCCGCATGCCGCGAAGGAGGTGTTCGCCGCGTACGAGGGACTGCCGGTCGAGAAGCTGCCCGTCGTGTGCGCGCTCGAGACCACGGAGCGGATCGAGTGCACGCCCGCCCACGTCGACGCGGTCGCGCGTGCCGCCGGTGCCGGGCCGGAACTGCTCTCGCCCGACGATCCCGCGGGGACCCTCAGCCGCAGCGACAACAGCGTCGTCGCCTGCGTCTCGGACGCGCTGCGCTTCTACATGGAGTTCCACCGCCTGTACGACCAGGGCTACATCGCGCACCTGCACGACCTCTTCGCGGCGATGGTCGCGACGGGGGAGGCCGACATCGAGGAGCGCCTGGCCACCGTGGACGTGGAGACGGCGTCGCCGCTGACCGTCGGGCAGACGGTCGCCGACACCGCGGGGATGTGGAAGCGGGCGCCCAACGCGCGGATCGTCACGGGCAACGACCCCGCGGCGGTGTTCGAGCTGATGGTCCGCCGCCTGTCCGACCTCGCGAGGATGCACGGCTGA
- the fdhA gene encoding formaldehyde dehydrogenase, glutathione-independent, protein MSGNRAVAYKGPGKVEVIDTDYPTFELKDGPGVNPANIGRKLNHGVILKTVATNICGSDQHMVRGRTTAPADLVLGHEITGEVVEVGPDVEFIKVGDICSVPFNISCGRCRNCKERKTGICLNVNPARPGAAYGYVDMGGWVGGQAEYVLVPYADWNLLKFPDRDQALEKILDLTMLSDIFPTGYHGAVTAGVGVGSTVYIAGAGPVGLAAAASAQLLGAAVVIVGDLNEDRLAQARSFGCETVDVSKGDPRDQIEQLLGVPEVDCGVDAVGFEARGHGSGAGTEAPATVLNSLMEVTAAGGALGIPGLYVTGDPGGIDDAAKVGSLSLSLGTGWAKSLSFTTGQCPVMKYNRSLMMAILHDRVQIAKAVNAKSIALDDAPRGYEEFDAGAATKYVLDPNGYLAKAA, encoded by the coding sequence ATGAGCGGAAACAGAGCTGTTGCGTACAAGGGACCAGGGAAGGTCGAGGTCATCGACACCGACTACCCGACATTCGAACTGAAGGACGGCCCGGGTGTGAACCCGGCCAACATCGGCCGGAAACTCAATCACGGGGTGATCCTGAAGACCGTCGCCACCAACATCTGCGGGTCGGACCAGCACATGGTCCGCGGGCGCACCACGGCACCGGCCGATCTGGTGCTCGGGCACGAGATCACGGGCGAGGTCGTGGAGGTGGGGCCTGACGTCGAGTTCATCAAGGTGGGTGACATCTGCTCGGTCCCCTTCAACATCTCGTGTGGCCGATGCCGTAACTGCAAGGAGCGCAAGACCGGCATCTGCCTCAACGTGAACCCGGCCCGCCCGGGGGCCGCCTACGGCTACGTCGACATGGGCGGCTGGGTCGGCGGGCAGGCCGAGTACGTCCTCGTGCCCTACGCGGACTGGAACCTGCTGAAGTTCCCCGACCGGGACCAGGCGCTGGAGAAGATCCTCGATCTGACGATGCTGTCGGACATCTTCCCCACGGGCTACCACGGCGCGGTGACGGCGGGGGTCGGTGTCGGCTCCACCGTCTACATCGCGGGCGCCGGCCCGGTGGGCCTCGCCGCTGCTGCGTCCGCCCAGCTGCTGGGTGCGGCCGTCGTGATCGTGGGCGACCTCAACGAGGACCGGCTGGCACAGGCGCGCAGCTTCGGCTGCGAGACCGTCGACGTGTCCAAGGGCGATCCGCGTGACCAGATCGAGCAGCTGCTGGGCGTGCCGGAGGTGGACTGCGGCGTCGACGCCGTCGGGTTCGAAGCGCGCGGCCACGGCTCGGGTGCGGGCACGGAGGCGCCGGCGACGGTGCTGAACTCCCTCATGGAGGTCACCGCGGCCGGCGGCGCCCTGGGCATCCCCGGCCTGTACGTCACGGGTGATCCGGGCGGCATCGACGACGCCGCGAAGGTCGGCTCCCTGTCGCTCAGCCTCGGCACCGGCTGGGCGAAGTCGCTGTCCTTCACCACCGGCCAGTGTCCGGTGATGAAGTACAACCGCAGCCTGATGATGGCGATCCTGCACGACCGCGTGCAGATCGCCAAGGCCGTGAACGCGAAGTCGATCGCGCTCGACGACGCACCGCGCGGCTACGAGGAATTCGACGCCGGCGCGGCGACGAAGTACGTGCTGGACCCGAACGGGTACCTCGCCAAGGCCGCCTGA
- a CDS encoding YegP family protein has product MAGYFKLVDAHDEGFRVKLTAPDGTLVAVSTFYASKEEAIAGIELIREIAGTGPVVDHSRVESPEQDELFFGLQGTSGRDGARRDA; this is encoded by the coding sequence ATGGCAGGTTACTTCAAACTGGTGGACGCTCACGATGAGGGTTTCCGTGTGAAACTCACCGCTCCCGATGGAACGCTCGTCGCCGTCTCCACCTTCTACGCCTCGAAGGAGGAGGCGATCGCCGGTATCGAACTGATCCGCGAGATCGCCGGAACGGGTCCCGTGGTGGACCACAGCCGGGTGGAGTCCCCCGAGCAGGACGAACTGTTCTTCGGGCTGCAGGGCACCTCCGGCAGGGACGGCGCGCGCCGCGACGCCTGA
- a CDS encoding type III polyketide synthase → MTVILRSLETAVPATVMVQPQVRDVFAAQPGLTRLGQRLVGAAFDSSGIETRYTVLDELTLDRSFDEPLFFDRKELRILSPSTKVRNEVYAEEGTKLFVEAARKALAAAPGIEASDITHVVTASCTGFFAPGPDYKVVRALGLDPSVQRYHLGFMGCYAAFPALRSAKAFCDADPDAVVLVIAAELCSLHVRSSNNPDTIVGSSLFADGAAAAVVSAREIPLTAPALSLDHFETVLTPVGEEAMAWNIGDEGFEMVLGTYVPHIIDDHIVGALEPLLARDASLQGLAYSEIEHWAIHPGGRSILDKVEAKLGLTEQQLVPARETLRDYGNMSSATVMFVLKNILDQPASPGNDRICSMAFGPGLTVETALFTRIGAIPAGARAAAPGSAVEVGDAVPADLEPILTEAGA, encoded by the coding sequence ATGACAGTGATCCTGAGGTCCCTCGAGACAGCCGTGCCCGCGACAGTCATGGTGCAGCCCCAGGTCCGCGACGTGTTCGCGGCCCAGCCCGGTCTCACCCGGCTCGGCCAGCGCCTCGTCGGAGCGGCCTTCGACTCCTCCGGCATCGAGACCCGCTACACGGTCCTCGACGAACTGACGCTCGACCGGTCCTTCGACGAACCCCTCTTCTTCGACCGGAAGGAGCTGCGGATCCTGTCCCCCAGCACCAAGGTCCGCAACGAGGTGTATGCGGAGGAGGGCACCAAGCTCTTCGTCGAGGCCGCCCGGAAGGCGCTGGCCGCGGCGCCGGGCATCGAGGCGTCGGACATCACGCACGTCGTCACGGCGTCCTGCACGGGGTTCTTCGCTCCCGGCCCCGACTACAAGGTGGTGCGCGCCCTGGGGCTCGATCCCTCGGTGCAGCGCTACCACCTCGGCTTCATGGGCTGCTACGCCGCCTTCCCGGCGCTCCGCTCGGCGAAGGCGTTCTGCGATGCCGATCCGGACGCCGTCGTCCTCGTGATCGCCGCCGAGCTGTGCTCGCTGCACGTGCGCTCCTCCAACAACCCCGACACCATCGTGGGGTCGTCGCTGTTCGCCGACGGCGCCGCCGCGGCCGTGGTCTCCGCGCGGGAGATCCCCCTGACCGCTCCCGCGCTCAGCCTCGACCACTTCGAGACGGTGCTGACGCCCGTGGGTGAGGAGGCCATGGCCTGGAACATCGGCGACGAGGGCTTCGAGATGGTCCTCGGCACGTATGTACCCCACATCATCGACGACCACATCGTCGGGGCGCTCGAACCGCTGCTGGCGCGGGATGCCTCCCTGCAGGGCCTCGCCTACTCCGAGATCGAGCACTGGGCCATCCACCCGGGCGGCCGCAGCATCCTGGACAAGGTCGAGGCCAAGCTCGGGCTGACGGAGCAGCAGCTCGTGCCCGCGCGCGAGACGCTGCGCGACTACGGGAACATGAGCAGCGCGACGGTCATGTTCGTGCTCAAGAACATCCTCGACCAGCCGGCCTCCCCGGGGAACGACCGCATCTGCTCGATGGCCTTCGGCCCCGGGCTCACGGTCGAGACCGCCCTCTTCACCCGGATCGGTGCGATCCCCGCCGGTGCCCGGGCCGCCGCGCCCGGGTCAGCCGTCGAGGTCGGCGACGCCGTCCCCGCGGACCTCGAACCCATCCTCACCGAAGCGGGCGCATGA
- a CDS encoding GntR family transcriptional regulator → MTESTELSARVDGDAIFRVLRGEILAGVHPPGTALREVVISERFGVSRTPVREALSRLQHERLLERAARGLQVPQIDPQEVIQIYDLRVMLEEEAAGQAALNRGTADIMRLEALLERDRAVVDPDDTTKVTNNLEFHTSLWASARNPILMDLLQRLSTHLIHTPRSTLSVGDRWQEVLLEHESLISAITERRSDDARAIARTHMETARTLRLQLLRTTAAD, encoded by the coding sequence ATGACCGAGTCAACGGAACTGTCGGCGCGCGTGGACGGCGATGCCATCTTCCGCGTCCTCCGCGGCGAGATCCTCGCCGGCGTCCACCCGCCGGGCACCGCCCTGCGGGAAGTGGTGATCTCGGAGCGTTTCGGCGTCTCGCGGACCCCGGTGCGGGAGGCACTCAGCAGGCTGCAGCACGAACGCCTGCTCGAGCGTGCGGCCCGCGGCCTGCAGGTCCCGCAGATCGACCCGCAGGAAGTCATCCAGATCTACGATCTGCGCGTGATGCTCGAGGAGGAGGCCGCCGGCCAGGCCGCCCTCAACCGGGGCACCGCGGACATCATGCGTCTCGAGGCGCTGCTGGAACGCGACCGCGCCGTCGTCGATCCCGACGACACCACGAAGGTCACCAACAACCTCGAATTCCACACGTCGCTGTGGGCCTCCGCGCGGAACCCCATCCTCATGGACCTCCTCCAGCGGCTCTCCACGCACCTCATCCACACACCGCGCTCCACCCTGTCCGTGGGGGACCGGTGGCAGGAGGTGCTCCTCGAGCACGAGTCGCTGATCTCCGCCATCACCGAGCGGCGCAGCGACGACGCCCGCGCCATCGCCCGCACGCACATGGAGACGGCCCGCACCCTCCGCCTGCAGCTGCTCCGCACCACCGCGGCGGACTGA
- a CDS encoding SDR family oxidoreductase, protein MGNDPSGTLDQEDPRGPDVDASTELQEYPGFTERMDPRPDHGEDSYTGHGRLAGRRAFITGGDSGIGRAVALAFAREGADVAIGYLPEEEEDGASCLELIRAEGRTALAVPGDLREEDYAPSAIRQVLDGLGGLDILVNNAGFHIAQPNGLPDIDAGQLRRTFETNVYGTIWLTQAALPHLEEGASIINTTSVQGYHPSTSLMDYAATKAALNNLTFSLAGLLGERGIRVNAVAPGPVWTPLQPATTTSEKLESFGEGTPLGRMGQPAELAGAYVFLASNDARYVSGEVLGVTGGKPLA, encoded by the coding sequence ATGGGTAACGACCCCTCAGGCACCCTCGACCAGGAGGATCCGCGCGGTCCCGACGTCGACGCCTCCACCGAACTGCAGGAGTACCCGGGCTTCACCGAGCGCATGGATCCGCGGCCGGATCACGGCGAGGACAGCTACACGGGCCACGGACGGCTGGCCGGACGGCGCGCCTTCATCACGGGCGGCGATTCGGGGATCGGCAGGGCCGTGGCGCTCGCCTTCGCCCGTGAGGGGGCCGACGTCGCCATCGGGTACCTGCCGGAGGAGGAGGAGGACGGCGCCAGTTGCCTCGAACTCATCCGCGCCGAGGGCCGCACCGCGCTCGCCGTCCCCGGCGACCTGCGGGAGGAGGACTACGCGCCCTCGGCCATCCGGCAGGTGCTCGACGGACTCGGCGGGCTGGACATCCTCGTGAACAACGCGGGGTTCCACATCGCGCAGCCGAACGGGCTGCCGGACATCGACGCCGGCCAGCTGCGCCGGACGTTCGAGACGAACGTGTACGGCACCATCTGGCTCACGCAGGCGGCTCTGCCCCACCTGGAGGAGGGCGCCTCCATCATCAACACCACCTCGGTCCAGGGCTACCACCCGTCCACGAGCCTCATGGACTACGCGGCCACGAAGGCCGCACTCAACAACCTGACGTTCAGCCTCGCCGGACTGCTCGGCGAGCGCGGTATCCGGGTGAACGCCGTCGCGCCGGGACCCGTCTGGACGCCCCTGCAGCCAGCCACCACCACGAGCGAGAAGCTGGAGTCCTTCGGTGAGGGCACGCCGCTCGGCCGGATGGGGCAGCCGGCGGAACTGGCGGGGGCGTACGTCTTCCTCGCCTCGAACGACGCCCGCTACGTCTCCGGCGAGGTGCTGGGCGTGACCGGTGGCAAGCCCCTCGCCTGA
- a CDS encoding aconitate hydratase, whose translation MTTADSFGAKGVLDVAGAEYEIFRLSAVEGSENLPFSLKVLLENLLRTEDGANITADHVRALAGWDADAQPDTEIQFTPARVIMQDFTGVPCVVDLATMREAVADLGGDPKRVNPLAPAEMVIDHSVQIDAFGNAGALERNMEIEYQRNGERYQFLRWGQTAFDDFKVVPPGMGIVHQVNLEYLARTVMTREVDGVLRAYPDTCVGTDSHTTMVNGLGVLGWGVGGIEAEAAMLGQPVSMLIPRVVGFKLTGDIPAGATATDVVLTITQMLRQHGVVGKFVEFYGEGVASVPLANRATIGNMSPEFGSTAAMFPIDGVTLDYLRLTGRPAENVALVEAYAKEQGLWHDPSREIRFSEYLELDLSTVVPSIAGPKRPQDRVELTKSKSQFREDLRNYSDDPELDFAPGGTVDEASQESFPASDSPTFTPGTAASTIEENAKPRETVGAGASDSRPSKKVSVSMKDGREFELDHGAVSIASITSCTNTSNPSVMLAAAVLARNAVEKGLVSKPWVKTSVAPGSKVVTDYYEKSGLIPYLEKLGFFTVGYGCATCIGNSGPLEDEISQAIQDNDLAVTAVLSGNRNFEGRINPDVKMNYLASPPLVVAYALAGTMDFDFDTEPLGQDEAGDDVFLKDIWPNPVEVQQVIDASIDEGMFTSSYATIFEGDERWQSLPTPAGDTFAWDPESTYVRKPPYFEGMQREASPVEDIDGARVLLKLGDSVTTDHISPAGSFKSDTPAGRYLTEKGVQRKDFNSYGSRRGNHEVMIRGTFANIRIKNQLLDGVEGGFTKDFSQPDAPQAAVYDAAENYRAAGTPLVVLAGKEYGSGSSRDWAAKGTALLGVKAVIAESYERIHRSNLIGMGVLPLQYPAGQNAESLGLTGTETFAVSGVTELNEGRTPRTVKVTATPADGGSPVEFDAVLRIDTPGEADYYRNGGILQYVLRQLAG comes from the coding sequence ATGACGACTGCGGACTCATTCGGCGCGAAGGGCGTACTCGATGTCGCCGGCGCTGAATACGAAATTTTCAGGCTCAGTGCGGTCGAAGGCTCCGAGAACCTTCCGTTCAGCCTCAAGGTGCTCCTCGAGAACCTGCTGCGCACCGAAGACGGTGCCAACATCACCGCGGACCACGTCCGCGCCCTGGCCGGGTGGGACGCCGACGCCCAGCCCGACACCGAGATCCAGTTCACCCCCGCCCGCGTGATCATGCAGGACTTCACGGGCGTGCCCTGCGTCGTCGACCTGGCGACGATGCGCGAGGCCGTGGCCGACCTCGGCGGCGACCCCAAGCGCGTCAACCCCCTCGCGCCCGCCGAGATGGTCATCGACCACTCGGTGCAGATCGACGCCTTCGGCAACGCCGGCGCACTCGAGCGCAACATGGAGATCGAGTACCAGCGCAACGGCGAGCGGTACCAGTTCCTGCGCTGGGGCCAGACCGCGTTCGACGACTTCAAGGTCGTCCCCCCGGGCATGGGCATCGTCCACCAGGTCAACCTCGAGTACCTGGCGCGCACCGTCATGACCCGCGAGGTGGACGGCGTCCTGCGCGCCTACCCCGACACCTGCGTCGGTACCGACTCGCACACCACCATGGTCAACGGCCTCGGCGTCCTCGGCTGGGGCGTCGGCGGCATCGAGGCCGAGGCGGCCATGCTCGGCCAGCCCGTCTCGATGCTCATCCCGCGCGTCGTCGGCTTCAAGCTCACCGGCGACATCCCCGCCGGTGCCACCGCCACCGACGTCGTCCTCACCATCACGCAGATGCTGCGCCAGCACGGCGTGGTCGGCAAGTTCGTGGAGTTCTACGGCGAGGGCGTCGCCTCCGTGCCGCTCGCCAACCGCGCAACCATCGGCAACATGAGCCCCGAGTTCGGTTCCACGGCCGCGATGTTCCCGATCGACGGCGTCACGCTCGACTACCTGCGCCTCACGGGCCGGCCGGCCGAGAACGTGGCGCTCGTCGAGGCGTACGCCAAGGAGCAGGGCCTCTGGCACGACCCCTCGCGCGAGATCCGCTTCTCCGAGTACCTCGAGCTGGACCTGTCCACCGTGGTGCCCTCGATCGCCGGTCCGAAGCGCCCGCAGGACCGCGTGGAGCTCACCAAGTCGAAGAGCCAGTTCCGCGAGGACCTCCGCAACTACTCCGACGACCCCGAGCTGGACTTCGCGCCCGGCGGCACCGTCGACGAGGCGTCGCAGGAGAGCTTCCCGGCCTCCGACTCCCCGACCTTCACCCCCGGCACGGCCGCCTCGACCATCGAGGAGAACGCGAAGCCCCGCGAGACTGTGGGCGCCGGGGCATCGGACTCGCGTCCGTCGAAGAAGGTCAGCGTGAGCATGAAGGACGGCCGCGAGTTCGAACTCGACCACGGCGCCGTCAGCATCGCGTCCATCACCTCCTGCACCAACACGTCCAACCCGTCCGTGATGCTCGCCGCCGCCGTGCTGGCCCGCAACGCCGTCGAGAAGGGCCTCGTGTCCAAGCCGTGGGTGAAGACCTCCGTGGCCCCCGGCTCCAAGGTCGTCACCGACTACTACGAGAAGTCCGGCCTGATCCCGTACCTCGAGAAGCTCGGCTTCTTCACCGTGGGTTACGGCTGCGCCACGTGCATCGGTAACTCCGGCCCGCTGGAGGACGAGATCTCGCAGGCCATCCAGGACAACGACCTCGCCGTCACCGCCGTCCTGTCCGGCAACCGCAACTTCGAGGGCCGCATCAACCCCGACGTGAAGATGAACTACCTGGCCTCGCCGCCGCTGGTGGTCGCCTACGCACTGGCCGGGACCATGGACTTCGATTTCGACACCGAGCCCCTGGGCCAGGACGAGGCCGGCGACGACGTCTTCCTGAAGGACATCTGGCCCAACCCGGTGGAGGTCCAGCAGGTCATCGACGCGTCGATCGACGAGGGCATGTTCACCTCGAGCTACGCCACGATCTTCGAGGGCGACGAGCGCTGGCAGTCCCTGCCCACGCCCGCCGGCGACACGTTCGCCTGGGATCCGGAGTCCACGTACGTGCGGAAGCCCCCGTACTTCGAGGGCATGCAGCGCGAGGCGAGCCCGGTCGAGGACATCGACGGCGCACGCGTGCTGCTGAAGCTCGGCGACTCGGTGACCACCGACCACATCTCGCCCGCGGGATCGTTCAAGTCGGACACCCCGGCCGGCCGCTACCTCACCGAGAAGGGCGTGCAGCGGAAGGACTTCAACTCCTACGGCTCACGCCGTGGCAACCACGAGGTCATGATCCGCGGCACCTTCGCGAACATCCGCATCAAGAACCAGCTGCTCGACGGCGTCGAGGGCGGGTTCACGAAGGACTTCTCGCAGCCTGACGCACCGCAGGCGGCCGTGTACGACGCCGCCGAGAACTACCGCGCAGCGGGAACGCCGCTGGTGGTCCTCGCGGGCAAGGAGTACGGCTCCGGTTCGTCGCGTGACTGGGCGGCCAAGGGCACCGCGCTGCTCGGCGTGAAGGCCGTCATCGCCGAGAGCTACGAGCGCATCCACCGCTCGAACCTCATCGGCATGGGCGTCCTGCCGCTGCAGTACCCCGCCGGCCAGAACGCGGAGTCCCTCGGGCTCACGGGCACGGAGACGTTCGCGGTCAGCGGCGTCACCGAACTCAACGAGGGCCGCACCCCCCGTACGGTGAAGGTCACGGCCACCCCGGCCGACGGCGGTTCACCGGTCGAGTTCGACGCCGTCCTGCGCATCGACACCCCGGGCGAGGCGGACTACTACCGCAACGGCGGCATCCTGCAGTACGTGCTGCGCCAGCTCGCCGGCTAG